The proteins below are encoded in one region of Apium graveolens cultivar Ventura chromosome 4, ASM990537v1, whole genome shotgun sequence:
- the LOC141719767 gene encoding uncharacterized protein LOC141719767: MPDSWYWLFDDTGNFIVKSRYRQLAGEWACPDMKFWNKIWHLKLPTSSYQEREVWAAVGMMKLVLVVPGDTVFQVTKRVFQNGNKDQGAMFGMICWALWYRRNKWLWDKIVVSAFGIKSMALNMKSDWNKVRELEAKEGMQTQRRDSTWCKPPAQWVKINTDAPCDINGGWTGLGCVARDDNGHFIRARSKRLQTGHQPRIAEAISLKEALSWTKQWRSRKCIFETDAKSLVDAITGSKDNQGRSTFDTIVDDCKELLKHFEEVSLVFVPRSANSVAHLLARGAHFVSGLQEWNTTAPDFIICNLALEAI; this comes from the exons ATGCCTGATTCTTGGTATTGGCTGTTTGATGACACGGGTAATTTCATTGTTAAAAGCCGCTATAGGCAACTTGCAGGAGAATGGGCCTGCCCTGATATGAAATTCTGGAATAAGATCTGGCACCTCAAGCTACCAACCTCAAGCTACCAGGAAAG AGAAGTTTGGGCTGCAGTGGGTATGATGAAGCTGGTTTTGGTGGTTCCTGGGGATACAGTGTTTCAGGTCACGAAGAGAGTATTTCAAAATGGTAATAAGGACCAGGGGGCCATGTTTGGGATGATATGTTGGGCGTTGTGGTACAGACGAAATAAATGGCTATGGGATAAGATAGTAGTGTCAGCTTTTGGGATCAAATCCATGGCACTGAACATGAAGTCAGATTGGAACAAAGTTAGAGAACTTGAAGCTAAAGAAGGAATGCAGACACAAAGAAGAGATAGTACGTGGTGTAAACCACCAGCACAGTGGGTGAAGATTAACACAGATGCGCCTTGTGATATAAATGGAGGTTGGACTGGGTTGGGATGTGTAGCGAGAGATGATAACGGACATTTCATTCGAGCAAGGAGCAAACGATTGCAAACTGGACACCAACCGAGAATTGCTGAAGCCATAAGCTTGAAAGAAGCTCTTTCCTGGACGAAACAGTGGAGATCGAGGAAATGTATTTTTGAAACTGATGCCAAGAGCTTAGTGGACGCGATCACTGGAAGTAAAGACAATCAAGGAAGATCGACGTTTGATACTATAGTAGATGACTGTAAGGAATTACTTAAACACTTTGAGGAAGTGTCACTTGTTTTTGTTCCTAGATCAGCGAATAGTGTTGCCCATTTGTTAGCAAGGGGTGCACATTTTGTGTCTGGTTTACAAGAGTGGAACACCACCGCTCCTGATTTTATTATTTGTAATCTTGCTTTGGAAGCTATTTGA